A genomic window from Bacteroidota bacterium includes:
- a CDS encoding G-D-S-L family lipolytic protein: MKYKIASLLLLFKIQGEVAAQPDAGKFEPEINYYKHADDTSKIPEHPIVFIGSSSIKNWIDLDSSFAGYPVLNRGFGGSTLNDQIKYANDIALKHDAKQFVIYCGENDFANEYNVTPEIVFERFKTLYGIIRAKYPETPIVYIGLKPSPSKLGMMSKIFAYNTLVQAFIANEQNIVYADVFTPMLAADGQPDITLFFEDKLHMNRKGYRLWSEIVKPLLVQ; encoded by the coding sequence ATGAAATATAAAATTGCAAGTTTGCTGTTGTTATTTAAAATTCAGGGCGAAGTTGCAGCACAACCGGATGCCGGAAAATTTGAGCCGGAAATAAATTATTACAAACACGCAGATGATACTTCAAAAATTCCTGAACATCCAATTGTTTTTATTGGCAGTTCATCTATAAAAAACTGGATTGATTTAGATAGTTCTTTTGCAGGATATCCTGTTTTAAATCGGGGTTTTGGTGGGTCAACATTAAATGACCAAATTAAATATGCGAATGATATTGCCTTAAAACACGATGCAAAACAATTTGTAATTTATTGTGGTGAAAACGATTTTGCGAATGAATATAATGTGACGCCGGAAATTGTATTTGAACGATTTAAAACATTATACGGCATCATCAGAGCTAAATATCCGGAAACACCAATTGTTTATATCGGATTAAAACCGAGTCCGTCGAAATTAGGTATGATGAGTAAAATATTTGCATACAATACACTTGTTCAGGCATTTATAGCCAATGAACAAAACATTGTATATGCGGATGTGTTTACGCCAATGCTTGCGGCAGACGGGCAACCTGACATCACTTTATTTTTTGAAGATAAATTGCATATGAATCGAAAGGGTTACCGGTTGTGGTCGGAAATAGTAAAACCATTACTGGTGCAATAA